In Brockia lithotrophica, one DNA window encodes the following:
- a CDS encoding Beta-phosphoglucomutase, translated as MWAVVFDLDGVLVDTAKLHAEAWRRLAEELGISLSEEFLRSLRGLNRMDSLDRILEWGGRTEVGTAERERLAEQKNLWYVGSLEHLTPRDVLPGVVELLDGLASYGVPVAVASSSKNARLVLERTGLAKRFSVVVDGNAVLRAKPDPTIFLEAFRRLGVSPRNGVVVEDAASGVEAARRAGARVVGVGRSEELPGADLVVSDLRELTVDRLRALVDSAAF; from the coding sequence TTGTGGGCGGTCGTCTTCGACTTGGACGGCGTCCTCGTAGATACGGCGAAACTCCACGCCGAGGCGTGGCGGCGCCTCGCTGAAGAACTTGGGATCTCCCTTTCCGAAGAGTTTCTCCGTTCGCTTCGGGGTTTGAACCGTATGGACTCCCTCGACCGTATCCTCGAGTGGGGTGGGCGGACGGAAGTGGGAACTGCGGAACGAGAACGCCTTGCCGAGCAGAAAAATCTGTGGTACGTGGGAAGCCTCGAACATCTAACTCCGCGCGACGTGCTTCCCGGAGTCGTCGAGCTTCTCGACGGACTTGCCTCCTACGGGGTTCCCGTGGCCGTGGCCTCTTCGAGCAAGAACGCGCGCTTGGTGCTCGAGCGCACCGGATTGGCGAAGCGCTTTTCCGTCGTCGTCGATGGGAATGCGGTGCTACGGGCAAAGCCGGACCCGACGATCTTCCTCGAGGCTTTCCGTCGGCTCGGCGTCTCCCCGCGGAACGGGGTCGTCGTCGAGGATGCGGCCTCCGGGGTAGAGGCCGCCCGCCGCGCGGGTGCGCGCGTCGTCGGGGTCGGTCGATCGGAAGAACTCCCCGGAGCAGACCTCGTGGTCTCGGACTTGCGCGAACTCACCGTAGATCGCCTCAGGGCGTTGGTAGATTCTGCCGCATTCTGA